A segment of the Symmachiella macrocystis genome:
AAAACGGCGGAAAACTACTGAATACTGTTATCCGAACTCAGGCTGGCGATCGGTGCATTGGGGGCCAATACGAAGATCTCGACGCGACGATTTTTCTGTCGCGACTCGTTATCTTTATTCGGGGCCAGGGGTTGGTACGGGCCGTAACCGGCAATCCCCATCCGTTCACGCCGCAACCCGTGGCTTGCCAGAGAGTCGCAGACGTTAATCGCACGGTGGGCGGAAAGGTGCAAGTTGCTGGGGTGTTTGGATTTCGTGCTCGCTTTCGCAATGCGTCGATCGTCGGTGTGACCCACAACTAAGATATTCAAATCTTGGGCATCCCCTTGATTTAAGATATTAGAGAATTCTGTCAGCAGTTCTTGCGAATTCTTTTGCACTTGGGCACTACCGGAAGAGAACCAGACATCGGAGTGAAACTTGCTCACGCCGGTTTGCGGATCAAATTCGAAGTTCGGGTAGCGACGGGCCAAATCTTGAAACTGCCGCGTCGATTCAGCCGAGAGCGGGTTGGCCGCATTGCGAGTGGTGTCTAACAGATTCGTGTACCGCGACCGCAATTTGTCCCGTTCACTTTGAGCGCTGACCAACAATTGCTCATCCGTTTGTTTGGCCACGCGTAGCGATTGGAGTTCTTGCTCCAATTGTTGCTGCTGAGCAGCCAGCGTGGCAGCTTGGTTATGGATTTGTTGGCGGTCGGCGGCCAAGGCTTGGTTTTGTTCGTACAATTGCCGCGCCCGGTTTTGGCTTTGCGACAACTGATTGCGGGGAACCGCAGTGCAACCCGAATGGCTAAACGCCATCGCGCCTACAGCACAAAACATCATGATTCGCAGAGGGGAAGACACGTAAGGACTCCTTTCCCGTTCGATATCGCGGGGAGCAGGTCGGCCCACGATGAATGCGGGCAACCGGCGTGCGAAGACCGGGGAATTGGCGATACACAGCTTGCTAGCGCATGCTGAGGATCACACAACATTCGATTGAGTTTTGAGTAGTCGGTGTTTTTGAGAGACTGGAAGTGGCTGCCGCAAGATGCTTGGAATCGAATTCCAACACAATGCTCGCGGCGAGCAGCGGCGATTTATAACGACAACGCCGCAGACTGCCAAGAGGAACTTGATGAAAACATCGCGCATTTTGCAGGTTGATTTATCTTGTAATTGCGAGCAACGCATCAACAGCGCATAATGAGTAAAAGACTTTGTGCAGGAACCGGAATTTCCACCCTTGCAGGACGTGCCCGATGAGCGGATACAACCCACAAGCAGCACAACATCCGGTGTTCGCCAGACGGACTGCATTGCAGGCCGGTGCGGTGGGATTGCTCGGTCTGGGAATGAATCACCTCGACGCGCTGCATGCAGCGACACGGGTCGAGGGAAAATACGCCGCCGTGGAACCGACCGCTAAGGCGTGCATCTATATCTTTTTATCCGGCGGCTTAGCGCAACAAGATAGTTTCGACCTCAAGCCGCAGGCCCCTGCCGAAATTCGCGGCGACTTTCAGCCGATTGCCACGCAGACACCGGGAATCGAAATCTGCGAACATCTACCGTTGTTGGCGCAGCGGAGCAACGACTGGTCGGTCGTCCGTTCGTTGACGCATCCCACCAACGGACACACGCTCGGTCATTATTATATGCTCACCGGTCGCTCCGTGACCAATCCCGGATTTGTGGGAGACCGCAAACCGCGTCCGGGCGATTGGCCCTCCATTGCTTCCATGGTCGGGGATGCCTTGCCACCGCGCAACGATAACCTGCCGCCGGCGGTCGTCTTGCCCGAGCGACTCGTGCATTGGTCGGGCGGCGTGATTCCCGGTGCCTATGGCGGGCAGATGGGCCGTCGCCGTGATCCGTTTTTTATCGAAGCGTCTCCCTATGGCGATCCCATGTGGCGGGGTGCCTATCCGGAATACACCTTTCCCAACCAGTCCAAAAAACCGCCCGGCAGTCCGGATGCCCGTACCTATCAAGCACCCAACTTAAAACTGCCACAGGGGCTATCGCCCAAACGCATGGATCGCCGATTGGATTTGCTCGCTTCGATTGATGACCAACGGCGGGCGATGGAGAGATCGGCCGAAGGCCGGTCGTACGATCTGCATCGTCAATCCGCCATCTCGCTGTTGTCCAATCACAAAGTCCAACAGGCCTTCGATGTGACCCGCGCTGATGACAAAATCCAAGAACGTTACGGCCGCAACAGTTTTGGCTGGTCGTTGTTGATGGCTTATCGCCTTGTGTCGGCGGGCGTGAATTTGGTGCAGGTCAATCTTGGTAACAACGAAACCTGGGACACGCACGGCGATGCGTTTCCGCGACTGAGGGACAAACTCTTCCCGCCCACCGACCGAGCCTTGTGCGCGCTGATGGATGATCTGAAAAACAGCGGTCAATTTGATAGTACGCTGATCGTCATGGGGAGCGAATTCGGCCGGACGCCGAAAATTTCACATTTGACCGACAGCTTTTTTGGTCCGGGCCGTGACCACTGGGGAGCGGTACAATCGGTTTTCTTTGCCGGCGGAGGTGTCCGCGGTGGGACCGTCATCGGCTCGTCGGACAAACAAGCCGGCTATCCCGCAGCCGACCCACAGACACCGGACAACATGGCGGCCACCATCTATCACGCACTGGGTATTCCCAAAACAGCGGCGTGGTACGATGACACCGGACGCCCACACCATATCTACACCGGCGTACCGATCGATGGACTGTTGGGTTAGCGTTCCTCGGCAATGCCGGGGGCTGTGGAAACACCGCTTGCGCCAGCAGATGCCATATCAGCGGTGGCCGTTTGAAAAATCCGCACGCTGTCGTCGACCAACGCATCGGTGCCGTACCGCTCATGCACGTGGGTATGCCCCGCCTGTGCCAACTTCAGTCGATGTGTAGGGTCCAGGATCAACGATTCCCAACCCTGCATCAAGGCTTGCGGGTCATCGGGATCAACCAATAGGCCGCCGCCTGAAGCATTGATCAATTCCGGAAACGCTCCGTGCCGCGGCTGCACGACGGGGACACCGTTGGCCAATGCCTCTAACACGTAGATACCCTTCG
Coding sequences within it:
- a CDS encoding DUF1501 domain-containing protein; translation: MSGYNPQAAQHPVFARRTALQAGAVGLLGLGMNHLDALHAATRVEGKYAAVEPTAKACIYIFLSGGLAQQDSFDLKPQAPAEIRGDFQPIATQTPGIEICEHLPLLAQRSNDWSVVRSLTHPTNGHTLGHYYMLTGRSVTNPGFVGDRKPRPGDWPSIASMVGDALPPRNDNLPPAVVLPERLVHWSGGVIPGAYGGQMGRRRDPFFIEASPYGDPMWRGAYPEYTFPNQSKKPPGSPDARTYQAPNLKLPQGLSPKRMDRRLDLLASIDDQRRAMERSAEGRSYDLHRQSAISLLSNHKVQQAFDVTRADDKIQERYGRNSFGWSLLMAYRLVSAGVNLVQVNLGNNETWDTHGDAFPRLRDKLFPPTDRALCALMDDLKNSGQFDSTLIVMGSEFGRTPKISHLTDSFFGPGRDHWGAVQSVFFAGGGVRGGTVIGSSDKQAGYPAADPQTPDNMAATIYHALGIPKTAAWYDDTGRPHHIYTGVPIDGLLG
- a CDS encoding OmpA/MotB family protein, yielding MSSPLRIMMFCAVGAMAFSHSGCTAVPRNQLSQSQNRARQLYEQNQALAADRQQIHNQAATLAAQQQQLEQELQSLRVAKQTDEQLLVSAQSERDKLRSRYTNLLDTTRNAANPLSAESTRQFQDLARRYPNFEFDPQTGVSKFHSDVWFSSGSAQVQKNSQELLTEFSNILNQGDAQDLNILVVGHTDDRRIAKASTKSKHPSNLHLSAHRAINVCDSLASHGLRRERMGIAGYGPYQPLAPNKDNESRQKNRRVEIFVLAPNAPIASLSSDNSIQ